A genomic window from Candidatus Methylacidiphilum fumarolicum includes:
- a CDS encoding undecaprenyl-diphosphate phosphatase: protein MNDIWQTILLGIIEGISEFLPISSTGHLLIAEHWMGEKSETFNIFIQLGAVLAVCLIYKERVSSFFFLWKNKEKIPYFLKLGLAFFITALLGLWVKKMGWELPKDLGPVIIAIFGGAFWIYFVEKVSCRNQSFVEDISWLTAIAVGVSQVVAGVLPGFSRSAATILMAVLFGVSRPAATEFAFLLGIPTMFAASLFSWVEQTNFLKVPPTDPPLTLFLGFFVSAIVAFIAVKWLLSFIQTHTFIPFVWYRVGLGLILLMIFAIEWKSH, encoded by the coding sequence ATGAATGACATATGGCAGACTATCCTTTTAGGGATTATCGAGGGGATTAGTGAATTTCTTCCTATATCAAGTACTGGCCATCTCCTTATTGCAGAGCATTGGATGGGAGAAAAATCTGAAACTTTCAACATTTTTATCCAGCTTGGAGCTGTCTTGGCCGTTTGTCTTATTTATAAAGAACGGGTTTCTAGTTTTTTTTTCTTGTGGAAGAATAAAGAAAAAATTCCCTACTTTTTGAAACTTGGTTTAGCTTTCTTCATTACTGCGTTGCTTGGATTATGGGTAAAAAAAATGGGATGGGAGCTTCCTAAAGATCTTGGACCAGTAATCATCGCCATTTTTGGTGGAGCATTTTGGATCTACTTTGTCGAAAAAGTGTCTTGTCGCAATCAATCTTTTGTGGAAGATATAAGCTGGTTAACTGCCATAGCTGTTGGGGTAAGTCAGGTTGTGGCAGGGGTTCTACCTGGATTTTCAAGATCAGCTGCTACTATTCTTATGGCTGTACTCTTCGGAGTGTCACGACCTGCCGCTACTGAATTTGCTTTTCTGCTAGGCATTCCAACTATGTTTGCCGCAAGCCTTTTTTCTTGGGTAGAACAGACTAATTTTTTAAAAGTACCTCCTACTGACCCTCCTCTCACCCTTTTTCTGGGATTTTTCGTTTCAGCCATCGTTGCTTTCATTGCTGTCAAATGGCTCCTTTCTTTTATTCAAACACACACATTTATTCCCTTTGTCTGGTATCGAGTTGGACTTGGGCTTATCCTCTTGATGATCTTTGCAATTGAATGGAAATCCCATTAA
- a CDS encoding D-alanyl-D-alanine carboxypeptidase family protein, translating into MSCFYRAYRRRLKKIYGCYYLSFSQLSIFSFLSLLFLIITIIAPPNQLLARSRSHHSYKGGIRDLSYEQVNSLVQASGVLLYDATSHKVLFARNEDVPYAPASTTKLMTALVAYDKTAFKGSVRIKREDTLVQPSHVPLIAGEIVPVNQLIEELLIGSCNDAALALARYCSGSVEKFVEEMNQKAASLGCRNTHFVNPHGLFEPGQYTTAQDLMRIFQAAIKNPIINQICQTRKIHFQNGGISRVMYNHNRLLGSYMGMGPAKTGWTRISLHTYAASCERNGHTLYLTLLHSPDKWYDARILFDYGFSQTKPQYTLEEKF; encoded by the coding sequence ATGAGTTGTTTTTATAGAGCTTACAGAAGACGATTAAAAAAAATATACGGTTGCTATTACCTTTCTTTTTCCCAGTTATCCATTTTTTCTTTTTTATCCCTTCTCTTTTTAATTATTACAATCATTGCCCCTCCTAACCAACTTTTGGCAAGGAGCAGATCGCATCATTCATATAAAGGAGGGATTAGAGATCTTAGTTACGAGCAAGTCAACTCTCTTGTCCAGGCCAGTGGAGTCCTCCTCTACGATGCTACCTCTCACAAAGTACTTTTTGCAAGAAATGAGGATGTTCCCTATGCCCCTGCTAGTACCACCAAGCTTATGACTGCTTTGGTCGCTTACGATAAAACAGCATTCAAAGGTAGCGTACGTATCAAAAGAGAAGACACACTAGTGCAACCATCTCATGTTCCTCTTATTGCAGGAGAAATTGTTCCAGTCAATCAACTGATAGAAGAACTTCTAATCGGTTCTTGTAATGATGCCGCTTTGGCCCTAGCTAGATATTGTAGTGGCTCCGTTGAGAAATTTGTTGAAGAGATGAATCAAAAAGCGGCCTCTTTAGGCTGTCGGAATACCCATTTTGTTAATCCTCATGGGCTATTTGAACCTGGACAGTATACAACAGCTCAAGATCTCATGCGAATCTTTCAAGCGGCCATAAAGAATCCGATTATTAACCAAATCTGCCAAACCAGAAAAATTCATTTTCAAAATGGAGGCATCTCCAGAGTTATGTATAACCATAACCGATTACTGGGCAGTTATATGGGCATGGGACCAGCAAAGACAGGATGGACTAGAATTTCCTTACATACTTATGCAGCTTCCTGTGAAAGAAACGGCCATACTCTTTATCTGACCTTACTGCATAGCCCCGATAAATGGTATGACGCTCGAATCCTATTCGATTATGGATTTTCTCAAACTAAGCCACAATATACACTCGAGGAGAAATTCTAA
- the hisG gene encoding ATP phosphoribosyltransferase: MNVLKLRFGLPKGSLEEATIDLFAKAGYVVARNSRDYRPAIDDEELEVRLVRPQEIARYVEQGFLDCGITGRDWILENHADVHVICELRYNKTTSAPVKWVLAVHENSPIQKPTDLQGKWIATEAVNMVKQYLKRIGVEAHVEFSWGATEVKVPELVDAIVDITETGSSLRANHLRIVDTILESYPQFICSHAVWENKEKRKKLTSMALLLQSALNARNKVGLKMNVPKENLNAILKILPALRNPTVSPLADCQWVAVETILDESSVRELAPRLKEMGAEGIIEYSLNKIIY, encoded by the coding sequence ATGAATGTTTTGAAATTAAGATTTGGACTACCAAAAGGAAGCTTGGAAGAGGCGACAATCGATCTGTTTGCAAAAGCTGGTTATGTTGTCGCTCGGAACAGTCGTGATTATCGGCCTGCTATAGATGACGAGGAGCTAGAAGTCAGACTGGTTAGACCCCAAGAAATTGCCCGATATGTAGAACAAGGTTTTTTGGATTGCGGCATTACAGGCAGAGATTGGATATTAGAAAACCATGCAGACGTCCATGTTATTTGTGAACTCAGATATAACAAAACAACATCTGCACCGGTAAAATGGGTTCTTGCTGTCCACGAAAACTCTCCTATTCAAAAGCCTACAGATCTCCAAGGTAAGTGGATAGCCACGGAAGCTGTTAATATGGTCAAGCAATACTTAAAAAGAATTGGGGTTGAAGCTCATGTAGAATTTTCATGGGGAGCCACAGAAGTAAAAGTGCCTGAATTGGTCGATGCCATTGTCGACATAACGGAAACAGGCTCTTCCCTTAGAGCAAACCATCTACGGATAGTGGATACGATATTAGAAAGCTATCCTCAATTCATCTGTTCTCATGCAGTATGGGAAAACAAAGAAAAAAGAAAAAAACTTACTTCAATGGCTCTTCTCTTGCAATCTGCTCTAAATGCGCGGAATAAAGTTGGTCTAAAGATGAACGTACCCAAAGAAAATTTAAATGCGATATTAAAAATTTTACCAGCTCTCCGAAATCCCACTGTATCTCCCTTGGCCGATTGTCAATGGGTAGCAGTGGAAACGATTCTGGATGAAAGCTCAGTAAGGGAACTTGCCCCACGACTAAAAGAAATGGGAGCAGAGGGAATAATAGAATATTCGTTAAACAAAATCATTTACTAA
- a CDS encoding HIT family protein: protein MEHLWAPWRKAYFERDSSAIDHLFEIIAQSSDDEKNFVLTRGKTTFSLLNRYPYNTAHCMVVPYRIIKSITELTDTEMLECFHTLNRLCKSIQKLFSPHGFNVGLNVGAAAGAGIESHLHWHLVPRWKNDTNFITTIGNTRVHPDDLPTVYRLLREDLSKDFIAQEEIK from the coding sequence ATGGAACATCTTTGGGCTCCTTGGAGAAAAGCTTATTTTGAACGAGACTCTTCGGCAATTGATCATCTTTTTGAAATCATCGCTCAGAGTAGCGATGACGAAAAGAATTTTGTTTTAACAAGAGGAAAAACAACCTTTTCACTGCTCAATCGTTATCCATACAATACTGCCCATTGTATGGTCGTTCCTTATAGAATAATTAAAAGTATCACGGAATTGACTGACACAGAAATGCTAGAATGCTTTCATACTTTAAATAGACTTTGTAAAAGTATTCAGAAGCTTTTTTCTCCTCATGGTTTTAATGTGGGCTTAAATGTTGGTGCAGCTGCTGGGGCAGGTATCGAAAGTCATCTTCATTGGCATCTTGTCCCGCGCTGGAAAAATGACACGAATTTCATTACCACCATCGGTAATACCCGTGTCCATCCAGACGATCTTCCTACCGTATACAGACTCCTTAGGGAAGATCTTTCCAAAGATTTCATCGCTCAAGAAGAAATTAAATAG
- the holA gene encoding DNA polymerase III subunit delta: MKSKADAKSRVFIFGGEDFYEAQKKARALIESFRAKDPNLEIIHIAEEGESQSEILALLERLREEIATPSLFATTKLIFWKGASFLSANGLADKRIEEDIRQFFNLLQENLLDELIVVVLAESIDKRKKLFQELKAQFHVELTDKLDPLDPSSLLEVMEKLEERGIEADQSLGQQLLMESGAQRSLLDMEIEKLSLFLGAKGKIQPEEISNLLCGKRETVIWRLCDLVISAKFDLALVELQILMQEGGSEMGILLALAQRIFWACLGLVLLKIGWLDVQSKGKYLKLILKEEGYFLYPKKKSGELVNQWAFGQNLQLAQNIDLHFWLWALRHTYETNKILISGNISPDLRGRMLERLLIKLKIYYEKVIEKSKDSV, from the coding sequence ATGAAAAGTAAAGCAGACGCTAAAAGTCGAGTTTTTATTTTTGGTGGCGAGGATTTCTATGAAGCCCAAAAAAAGGCAAGGGCTCTCATTGAATCCTTTAGAGCTAAAGATCCTAATCTAGAGATTATTCATATTGCAGAAGAAGGAGAGAGCCAGAGTGAAATATTAGCCCTGCTTGAGCGATTGCGTGAGGAAATAGCAACTCCTTCTTTGTTTGCTACAACGAAACTTATTTTTTGGAAAGGGGCTAGTTTTTTATCCGCCAATGGTTTGGCAGATAAAAGAATAGAGGAGGATATTCGTCAATTTTTTAACTTACTACAAGAAAACCTCCTTGATGAACTCATTGTGGTCGTTCTTGCTGAGTCGATCGACAAAAGAAAGAAGCTTTTTCAAGAGCTAAAGGCTCAATTTCATGTCGAACTAACTGATAAGCTGGATCCTTTAGATCCTTCCTCTTTATTGGAAGTGATGGAGAAGTTGGAAGAAAGAGGAATCGAAGCAGATCAAAGTTTAGGCCAGCAACTATTAATGGAATCTGGAGCTCAGCGTTCGTTACTTGATATGGAAATTGAAAAGTTATCTCTTTTCCTTGGAGCAAAGGGAAAGATTCAACCTGAAGAGATTTCCAATTTGCTTTGTGGAAAAAGAGAAACAGTTATCTGGAGACTTTGTGATCTTGTGATTTCCGCAAAATTCGATTTGGCTCTTGTGGAATTGCAAATTTTGATGCAAGAGGGAGGTTCAGAAATGGGAATACTCCTTGCTTTAGCACAAAGGATTTTCTGGGCGTGTCTTGGATTGGTTTTATTGAAGATCGGTTGGCTTGATGTTCAAAGCAAAGGAAAATATTTGAAGCTTATTTTAAAAGAAGAGGGCTATTTTTTATATCCCAAAAAAAAATCTGGGGAGCTTGTGAATCAATGGGCTTTTGGGCAGAATTTGCAACTAGCTCAAAACATAGACTTACATTTTTGGTTATGGGCCCTTCGACACACCTATGAGACAAATAAAATACTTATTTCTGGAAATATTTCTCCAGATCTTAGGGGTAGGATGCTTGAAAGGCTACTTATTAAACTGAAAATATATTATGAAAAAGTAATAGAAAAGTCTAAAGACTCCGTTTAA
- a CDS encoding glycosyltransferase family 2 protein — MMTTSNERSEPVDLSVIIPFHNEAENIPALLTELDQCLPALGLHVEIIMVNDASTDCYERPAATPRFPVIWLDLTERSGQSAAMYFGISQAAGRYVAFMDADLQNDPRDLEKLYYKLNEEGLDLITGLRIHRKDSWFRKISSKIANKIRSSLLGDNTRDTGCSLKVMRSELAKRLPGWNGMHRFIPALAQAMGYRVGECPVNHRPRRAGKSKVISWKRAIQATVDLIGMVWFCKRQFKGRLASHPAINPAKKIPN, encoded by the coding sequence ATGATGACGACATCCAATGAGAGATCGGAACCGGTAGATCTATCGGTAATTATTCCATTTCATAATGAAGCGGAAAATATTCCAGCTTTGCTCACCGAGCTTGACCAATGCCTTCCAGCTTTGGGTCTTCATGTCGAAATTATCATGGTGAACGATGCTAGTACGGATTGCTATGAGCGTCCAGCGGCAACACCCAGATTTCCTGTAATTTGGCTAGATTTAACAGAAAGAAGTGGTCAGAGTGCGGCTATGTATTTTGGAATCAGTCAAGCTGCCGGTCGATATGTAGCTTTTATGGATGCGGACCTTCAAAACGATCCAAGGGATCTGGAAAAATTGTATTATAAGCTGAATGAGGAGGGATTAGATTTAATAACCGGTTTAAGGATCCACAGAAAAGATAGTTGGTTTAGAAAAATCTCTTCCAAAATAGCCAACAAAATTCGGTCCTCTCTTTTAGGTGATAACACGCGTGATACAGGCTGTTCGCTGAAAGTTATGAGGTCTGAATTAGCCAAAAGACTTCCAGGATGGAATGGCATGCATAGGTTTATCCCGGCTCTTGCTCAAGCAATGGGATATAGGGTAGGTGAATGTCCCGTAAACCATCGTCCAAGAAGAGCAGGCAAAAGCAAAGTAATTTCATGGAAAAGAGCCATTCAAGCTACCGTCGATTTGATAGGGATGGTCTGGTTTTGTAAAAGACAATTTAAAGGCCGGCTTGCCTCCCATCCAGCCATCAATCCAGCTAAAAAGATACCCAATTAA
- a CDS encoding adenylate kinase family protein, protein MKYKSLLLIGAPGSGKGTQGKILGTIPGFFHFSSGELFRSVDSNSVIGKTFLEYSSKGLLVPDDITIQLFNSYIDQMISEGRFRPKVDYLVLDGLPRNVRQWHILSEKVEILFVYHLYCSDRSILVSRLKGRAVQDHRVDDTEEVIRKRFEIYERETKPLLNLFSATQLKEIDCSALPYQVLRRILEPLP, encoded by the coding sequence GTGAAGTACAAATCTCTATTACTTATTGGTGCTCCAGGTTCTGGAAAAGGAACCCAAGGAAAAATCTTAGGAACGATTCCTGGGTTCTTTCATTTTTCATCTGGAGAGCTTTTTCGATCCGTGGATTCAAACAGTGTTATCGGCAAAACGTTCTTGGAATATTCTTCAAAAGGATTACTTGTCCCAGATGATATTACTATCCAGCTTTTTAACTCTTATATTGATCAAATGATATCGGAAGGCAGATTTCGACCGAAAGTGGACTATTTGGTATTAGATGGCCTGCCAAGAAATGTTCGTCAATGGCATATTCTGTCCGAAAAAGTAGAAATTCTTTTTGTCTATCACCTGTACTGCTCGGATCGTAGTATCCTTGTTTCTAGACTTAAAGGTCGAGCTGTTCAGGATCATCGAGTGGACGATACAGAAGAAGTCATCAGAAAACGTTTCGAGATCTATGAAAGAGAAACAAAACCCCTCCTGAATCTTTTTTCTGCGACTCAACTCAAAGAAATCGACTGTTCTGCTCTACCCTACCAGGTTTTACGTCGGATCCTAGAACCCTTACCCTGA
- a CDS encoding MotA/TolQ/ExbB proton channel family protein, producing the protein MKITYLLDFVFPFLGVLAEEGASKPITVLDLLKSGGWVILPLFFISFLVVALIFYYFASLRLSAVWTKDLDRRIENALKKQDLFLVAEVIKNRSEGCARLLKEVLNFLSKHKDADLESVTSVAEAFGSGFSSLLNQRILYLLDAGVIAPMLGLFGTVVGILRSFGSIAAEPSPMRTLLLAGGVSQALVSTAIGLIVGISAMFFYSFFRGRVQYLISVFEERSVIWVQEVYLLNKKIQDKPAPEVKAFASGSYDVDESSEENKEA; encoded by the coding sequence ATGAAAATTACCTATCTGTTGGATTTTGTTTTTCCCTTTTTAGGTGTCTTGGCGGAAGAGGGAGCGTCGAAACCCATTACTGTATTGGATCTCCTAAAATCGGGGGGGTGGGTTATACTGCCTCTTTTTTTTATTTCTTTTTTGGTTGTTGCCTTAATTTTCTACTATTTTGCTTCTCTACGCCTATCAGCTGTTTGGACAAAAGATCTTGACAGACGGATAGAAAATGCCCTTAAGAAACAGGATCTTTTTTTAGTTGCAGAAGTAATAAAAAACCGATCTGAAGGCTGTGCCCGTCTGTTAAAAGAAGTATTGAATTTTTTATCTAAGCATAAAGATGCAGATCTAGAATCAGTGACTTCCGTAGCTGAAGCTTTTGGAAGCGGATTTTCCTCTCTACTCAACCAAAGAATACTTTATTTACTTGATGCGGGAGTGATTGCTCCAATGTTAGGTCTTTTTGGAACGGTCGTTGGGATATTAAGATCTTTTGGCTCGATCGCTGCCGAACCTTCGCCAATGCGGACACTCTTGCTTGCTGGAGGCGTATCTCAAGCTCTTGTCTCTACTGCTATTGGACTGATTGTTGGCATTTCGGCCATGTTTTTCTATTCTTTTTTTAGGGGAAGGGTTCAATATCTAATCTCTGTGTTTGAAGAGCGGTCAGTCATTTGGGTTCAAGAAGTTTACCTTTTGAACAAGAAAATCCAGGACAAGCCTGCACCAGAAGTCAAAGCTTTTGCTTCTGGATCTTATGATGTGGATGAATCGAGTGAAGAAAATAAGGAAGCATAA
- a CDS encoding ExbD/TolR family protein yields the protein MNFRKRVGVEQIGLQLAPMIDVILFLLSFFLLTWNLARYEADLEVKIPKAKNGELPKRLPGEVIINITKDGQVNLNHRVVSAKELEEIIRGVIQQYPDQAIIIRADEETSYKEVIKVLDVCRAVNAWNIAFATNRPDMTSSQ from the coding sequence ATGAATTTCAGAAAAAGAGTAGGGGTTGAACAGATCGGCTTACAGCTTGCACCCATGATTGATGTAATTTTGTTTTTGCTTTCCTTCTTCCTTTTGACTTGGAATTTAGCCCGATATGAAGCTGATCTAGAAGTGAAAATACCCAAAGCGAAAAATGGGGAGTTACCCAAGAGGTTACCAGGTGAAGTAATCATCAATATTACCAAAGATGGGCAAGTCAATTTAAATCATAGGGTTGTCTCAGCCAAAGAACTAGAAGAAATTATCAGAGGAGTGATTCAGCAATATCCTGATCAGGCAATAATTATTCGTGCGGATGAAGAAACAAGTTACAAAGAAGTGATAAAAGTATTAGATGTTTGTCGAGCAGTTAATGCCTGGAATATTGCTTTTGCGACAAACCGACCCGATATGACTTCTTCACAATGA
- a CDS encoding tetratricopeptide repeat protein has product MKCSKRSWNKPLLISLYFFVILFLFWMSNAKLLARTEKQAQGVEIIPTADVDLDRAIALYRQGEYEEAIKIFYRILPLLSPGKKTEALYSMADCYRLIGRKEDAIKIYQLLVQSDPSSAFAPTAYFWEGKLLSELGNFAQAAGALKIALEKADPQTANAASFLLALCQLRIGEEEKGVCRLRELVEKSADLRVDAAAVLATYYESIFDWGHALEFWSIVLHESKDPQTKSKALTRCGWAAWKSGQAKEAEHYLTQASGGPPYTEWNRIANSGLFEFYLSQNRYKEAIQFYEKHKDGFIENQKENILLDLSTAYIEIKDYSKALSVIDLFLANYPKSSLVDLAVYRKIVANYYLEQGSLEKNAQQFFSQYPSSPYTYPLLYLEAEDFNRTGKFTLALPIWEKLESAHSSLVPKEAILLGRANAMYGLEKWSEAAELFKKFLTEYPKSREIVHVKMHLASVLEKGGEKKEALKYWQEALGSVKRTDPERQSCLEQIGILAYDLKENSLAAETMQKVLSEYPHSSYRGVAAWIVGQSKYDNKEYEAAKEYFSLAREAEPEKLYLAATLMLAWIAYHQDDVEKVCSYVQSYEDNYKKGAESIPTELYYWIASRLLQKGKLDLAVFYFKKVIQTAQSKEKYYISSLWQLAETERKLMNWKEANTYYLEFQKADPQNASNSPVLLGLAETQIALGQFADAQKNLEEVLLKEPEGENNAKARMLIGDNYLAQKNYREAAKAYTTLSLIYQDDTITPKAMQKAAFSFSKAGDNDQAAFWEKKLKEKYPKFKPDA; this is encoded by the coding sequence ATGAAATGTAGTAAAAGATCTTGGAACAAACCGCTTCTTATCAGCTTGTATTTCTTTGTTATCCTCTTTCTTTTTTGGATGTCGAATGCAAAGCTTTTAGCTCGGACTGAGAAACAGGCTCAGGGTGTGGAAATCATTCCTACGGCAGATGTTGATTTAGATAGAGCGATAGCCCTTTATAGGCAAGGTGAGTATGAAGAGGCAATAAAAATATTTTATAGAATACTGCCGTTATTATCTCCAGGGAAAAAAACTGAAGCACTTTATTCAATGGCTGATTGCTATCGGCTGATCGGAAGAAAAGAGGATGCAATTAAAATTTATCAACTGCTTGTTCAAAGCGATCCATCGAGTGCTTTTGCACCCACAGCCTATTTTTGGGAAGGCAAGTTATTATCAGAATTAGGTAATTTTGCCCAAGCGGCTGGAGCGCTCAAAATAGCTCTGGAAAAAGCCGATCCTCAGACGGCCAATGCTGCTAGTTTTCTTCTTGCATTATGTCAACTTCGAATAGGTGAAGAAGAAAAAGGAGTGTGCAGACTCAGAGAATTGGTTGAGAAATCCGCAGATCTAAGGGTTGATGCTGCTGCGGTATTGGCAACGTATTATGAATCTATTTTCGATTGGGGGCATGCTTTAGAATTTTGGTCCATTGTTTTACATGAAAGTAAAGATCCTCAAACAAAATCAAAAGCTTTGACACGATGTGGTTGGGCAGCTTGGAAATCTGGACAGGCAAAAGAAGCCGAACATTATTTAACACAAGCTTCAGGAGGGCCTCCCTATACGGAATGGAATAGAATAGCTAACAGCGGTCTTTTTGAATTTTACCTATCTCAAAACAGATATAAGGAAGCGATTCAATTTTATGAAAAACATAAGGATGGATTTATAGAAAACCAGAAAGAAAATATTCTCTTAGATTTATCAACTGCCTATATAGAGATTAAAGACTATTCGAAAGCTCTTTCGGTTATTGATTTATTTCTTGCCAATTATCCAAAATCCTCGTTGGTTGATTTGGCTGTATACAGAAAAATAGTAGCTAATTATTATCTGGAGCAAGGTTCGTTGGAAAAAAATGCCCAGCAATTTTTCTCACAATATCCCTCCTCTCCCTATACCTATCCTCTACTTTATTTGGAAGCAGAAGACTTTAACAGAACCGGAAAATTTACTTTGGCTCTTCCGATATGGGAAAAATTGGAATCCGCTCATTCGAGCTTAGTCCCCAAAGAGGCTATTCTGCTTGGGCGAGCTAATGCTATGTATGGTCTTGAAAAGTGGAGTGAAGCAGCCGAGCTTTTTAAAAAGTTCTTAACCGAATACCCCAAATCGAGGGAAATCGTTCATGTGAAGATGCATCTTGCGAGTGTCCTCGAGAAAGGTGGGGAAAAGAAAGAAGCATTGAAATACTGGCAGGAAGCTCTTGGATCCGTTAAAAGAACTGATCCAGAAAGGCAAAGTTGCCTTGAGCAAATTGGTATTTTAGCATACGATCTAAAAGAAAATAGCTTGGCAGCGGAGACTATGCAGAAAGTTTTGAGCGAATATCCACATTCTTCTTATCGTGGGGTTGCAGCGTGGATTGTTGGACAATCAAAATATGATAATAAAGAGTATGAAGCGGCAAAAGAGTATTTTTCTTTAGCTAGAGAAGCCGAACCTGAAAAACTCTACTTGGCAGCTACATTGATGCTTGCCTGGATTGCTTATCACCAAGATGATGTTGAAAAAGTCTGCTCCTATGTCCAATCTTACGAAGACAATTATAAAAAAGGAGCTGAATCGATTCCAACAGAACTTTACTATTGGATAGCTTCTCGACTTTTACAAAAGGGGAAACTCGATTTAGCCGTTTTCTATTTTAAAAAAGTCATTCAAACTGCTCAATCTAAAGAAAAGTACTATATTTCAAGCCTTTGGCAGCTGGCTGAAACAGAACGCAAGCTAATGAATTGGAAAGAGGCTAATACTTATTATCTTGAATTTCAGAAGGCAGATCCTCAAAACGCTTCCAATTCGCCTGTCCTTTTAGGCTTAGCTGAGACACAAATTGCTCTAGGGCAGTTTGCCGATGCACAGAAAAACTTAGAAGAGGTATTGTTAAAGGAACCTGAAGGAGAGAATAATGCCAAAGCCAGGATGCTTATCGGAGATAACTATTTGGCTCAAAAAAATTATCGGGAAGCAGCAAAAGCCTACACGACTTTGAGTTTGATTTATCAAGACGATACTATTACCCCCAAAGCCATGCAAAAAGCTGCTTTTTCTTTTTCTAAGGCTGGAGATAATGATCAGGCCGCTTTTTGGGAAAAAAAACTAAAAGAAAAATACCCGAAGTTCAAACCGGACGCCTAA
- a CDS encoding OmpA family protein — MKTEPFHSISLILDRKTVTLAVILSLIVHLGLILTVGPLRIKNFSLPYAAKKFNRRIDLKRAELPASIFQARAETKSPSVTPIPALEAPKQIKAINPLVQDITQANPIRIPMPSVVPGGAPEVAVLSPTPPTAISPYEEDAKSQLQSMISHLIIGPSSSGVPNTNNILPSGLGHDPIPGASAAGQAGTHPTGTSGGEGIPGVDDIQTQFKAAANFDPRIPQPVVLRLPSDILFDFDSANIKADAEPLLFQVLEILKKYHRADVEIGGHTDTFGDNMYNLQLSEQRAFAVQQWLEAHLPAGMYNFHSTGYGKSHPIVNPRGSIEEQAKNRRVEIVIRALVEE, encoded by the coding sequence ATGAAAACAGAACCATTCCATTCCATTTCCCTAATCTTAGATAGGAAAACGGTTACCTTAGCTGTTATTCTTTCTCTAATCGTGCATTTAGGTCTAATTTTAACAGTTGGTCCTTTGCGGATTAAAAATTTCTCTTTGCCTTATGCAGCGAAGAAATTTAATAGGAGGATAGATCTAAAAAGAGCTGAGTTACCGGCTTCCATTTTTCAAGCTAGAGCCGAAACTAAAAGCCCATCGGTTACTCCTATTCCTGCTTTGGAAGCTCCGAAACAGATCAAGGCTATTAATCCTCTAGTTCAAGACATCACACAAGCCAATCCGATTAGGATCCCAATGCCATCGGTTGTTCCTGGGGGAGCTCCTGAAGTCGCTGTATTATCTCCGACACCTCCCACGGCCATAAGCCCCTATGAAGAGGATGCTAAATCCCAGCTTCAATCCATGATCTCTCATCTAATAATCGGACCTTCCTCCTCGGGGGTACCAAATACAAATAATATTCTACCTTCAGGTCTTGGACACGATCCAATTCCAGGAGCTAGTGCAGCTGGTCAAGCGGGGACGCATCCAACAGGGACAAGCGGAGGAGAAGGAATACCAGGGGTGGATGACATTCAAACACAGTTCAAAGCAGCTGCTAATTTTGATCCAAGGATTCCACAACCAGTAGTTTTGCGTTTGCCAAGCGATATCCTCTTTGATTTCGATTCGGCTAACATAAAAGCTGATGCAGAACCACTTCTTTTCCAAGTGCTAGAAATCTTGAAAAAATACCATCGGGCCGATGTGGAAATCGGCGGTCATACGGACACATTCGGTGATAATATGTATAATTTACAGTTAAGCGAACAAAGAGCGTTTGCTGTCCAACAATGGCTAGAAGCTCATTTGCCAGCAGGAATGTATAATTTTCATTCTACTGGGTATGGGAAAAGTCATCCCATTGTTAATCCAAGAGGATCGATTGAAGAACAGGCAAAAAATCGCAGAGTAGAAATAGTCATCCGAGCGCTAGTTGAAGAATAA